A stretch of DNA from Mauremys reevesii isolate NIE-2019 unplaced genomic scaffold, ASM1616193v1 Contig94, whole genome shotgun sequence:
gtccaggctgcctgtgtatggcttcatgagccatggcatcaaggggtaggctgggtcccccaggataacgacaggcatttcaacatccccaactgttattttctggtctggaaagtaagtcccttgctgcaggcattcagacagaccagagttcctgaagacgcgagcgtcatgaacccttcctggccctccacgtggatgttggtgaaacgtcccttgtgatccaccagtgcttgcagcaccactgaagagtaccccttgcagtttacgtactgggtgccctggtgctccggtgccaagatagggatatgggttccatctatcgccccaccgcagttagggaatcccattgcagcaaagccatccactatggcctgcacatttcccagagtcacaacctttggtagcagcagcttaatgattgctttggctacttgcatcacagcagcccccacagtagattttcccactccaaattgattcccgactgaccggtagctgtctggcattgcaagcttccagagggctattgccactcgcttctccactgtgagggctgatcacatcttggtattctggcggttcagggcaggggaaagcaagtcacaaagttccatgaaagtgcccttacgcatgcgaaagtttcgcagccactgggaatcgtcccacacctgcaaaactatgcggtcccaccagtctgtgcttgtttcccgggcccaaaatcggcgttcaatggctagagcctgccccattaccagcaggatctccaaagcgcaggggcccgcggtttgagagaattctgtgtccatgtcctcatcactctcattgccgcgctgccgtagctgcctcctcctcgcctggctttgcaggtcctggttcagcatagactgcacgagaatgcgcaaggtgtttacaacatccatgactgctgtcttgagctcagcagggtccatgcttgccgtggaatggcgtctgcacagttcacccaggaaaaaaggcgcgaaacggttgtttgctgctttcatggagggaggtacccagaaccacccgctgtacccagaaccacccgcgacaatgttttttgccccatcaggcactgggatctcaatccagaattccaaggggtgggggagactgcgggaactatgggatagctgtgggatagctacccacagtgcaacactccgtaAATCGACaccagcctcggtacatggacgcacaccaccgaattaatgtgcttagtgtggccgcgcgcactcgactttatacaatctgttttacaaaaccggtttatgtaaaatcggtataatcccatagtgtagacgtacccttagcaacacaaacataagcttacagtattggaaaacttgccacatgcatgttattaaaaccagtttaagttaatgaagcacactgtaatgctgatggactagcagtaaagaagtagcactacagaaaaaattctgatttgacagaataaTGCAAATaatgtcatttttaaaatttgccaacattttattggaaatttacatgaagaggtattgaaacaaggatcagtttttaattaaaagcaatctttctggctttttggGCTGCAAAATTAGTAATAATGTCatcgtatgacaaagacaaagtgatggcTTGTTcgattgcaagaatagcaagaccagtcaagtgttcctgactccttgtagagcggagatagtttttaatgagctttagttttgagaaactccattctcctgatgctactgttacaggaattgtcagcAGAATATGAGTGGCAgtgtacacattaggatatatgtcaacaagtttgctggtatgagtaaactgtacaatgtccatcatcgattttgcatgtggcaacaaCTCAATTCTTCttacagttcaagtccatttaaatcaaaacgaTCGTcgtgcttcaggaggctctctaggtcaggggtccccaacacggtgcttTGTATATACACTCTTCATAAGATGTCTGCCATGGAATAGTTTGTATAAAATGTCACAGCCATATAtgaatgaggaatatgggggttacaggctgctactttgaggtacagagcgCTACAGACATTCTTGAACATCAGTCACAAATCGGCGGTGGGTGGGTGCAACCCATGCGATCCTCTCAAGGAGTTTGGGAGCgaagcttgtctacatgggaggaATAGAGTAGCCAAGCTCTTCCGGAATAACTACATCCCAATAACCTCTCCAGAATAGGCCCACAGCAGGGACTGTTTTGGAGTCATTGAACCTCCACAATAAGATTTAACCCGGATTTTGTCCCCGCAAAACATGTCTCCAGAAAGTCAATGAAAGCCCCCAAATAACGCCAGACGTGCAAGAGCAGGTGTCACTAATGTGTTGTCTGGCATCAGCCGCAGGCCGAGCTCACCTGGGGCCGGGTCTCCAGAATCCTTGGCTAGAGGAAAGTGCCCAagtgccctgggtcagggaatgcAGCCGACGCTGGGCTGCCGTGAGGGTCAGACTGGAGCCCGGCAGCACTGGGAGCCCCAGACATCTGCCCCACTGGCTAACGGTGTCGCTCTGTTACGTGAGGCTGCTGTGGTGGAAGCTGCAGCCACTAGGTGGAGATGGAGCCAAATAAACAGCAGCTCACCCCAGCCGTGTCCTCCCCGTGCAGATGGCCATCGCCTTCCACAACATTGCAACATTCCTCGCAGAACAGGGAACAAGAACCACCACAGCCCGGCTGCCTAGTTTTGTGCAGCAAAATGTGTGACAATTTATGCAAAATTTGCATAGGAACACCCAGCTGCGCTGGCTCCGGCCAAGCCACGTCGGTGAGAGACTGAGGGAGGTGGGACTCATGGGGACGCGGGTCCGGGATGTTggggagggtgcagcagcagagtGGTGGGGGGCCTGGGGGTGTCTGTGATGTGATTCGATTTCTAGTAGCAGGGAATGAGGGAGACATAAATTCAGGCTGAGGGGAATCACGGAGGGTTTCCGTTATTGGGAAGGTGAGTTGGGCCAGGACTTCCTCCAAAAAGACCCCTGGGTCCATGTTAGCCAACAAACCGCTGCCTGaaaccttccctgctccccaaaatacgtcccctccccaacaccccaccccactctcagGAAACTCTCTTTCCCAGGTCACAGGGATTGGCTGCCATTTGGGATGGCAAATCATCCAGGAGATGGATTTTCCTTTCCCCTGCTCCTAAAGCAAAGACTTGTGCTATGGACATTACTGAGAGGTGTCACTGAAATTCTCCCTGCTGTGGTTTCCAGAAGGAGATTATCATATATCGTTAGTACCGGGACCAAATACATCACAGACCCAGAGACCTCTTGTGGTGGAGGCAGGGACAGCACCTGTATGACCAGCAAAGAGGTGAATTCTCTGACTTTAAACTAGTCTTTGGGCTCGGGGATCATTATGTAATTTTTATAGCAGCGTGAAGCATATTAATAGCACATTATAAGAAGCACCTCaaagccccagctgagatcagggccccatcgcgccaggcgctgcacaaagACGAAGAGGAAGAACTGCTTGTGGGTTTCCCTGTTGGGAGGGGGCTGCTTGAAAGCTCCCGACCCGCGATGGTGAACCTGCGCTGTGGGGTGAAGGGGATGGACCTTCAGTGGCTTTTCcttctcctgggaggggaagagtcTTTGGCGTTGGCTGGTTAAACTCCTCCCCCACTGagggaagcaggagggagggCACATTGCCAGGGAGAGATGGTGAGTCCTGGCTAAAGATTCCCTCCACTCCTGTCCGTCCCATGGGGCTGGGACGGGGAACCCGGGGTCACTCTGCTCTCTGCCCATGGGCCGCAGGGGGCAAAGAGCAGGCAGGCCAAGGCCCAGTGGATGGGGCTGGGCACCGCACTGAGTCCTTCATTGGCCTTGTCCGTGAGTGACGCTGGCTCCGTGTGGAGGAGACTGAGAGACACGGGCCTCACTCCCCCCCCGCAGCatcaccagccagccagcctggacCACGTGCACCCACTGACACAGATTCCCTCCCGTTTTCCCCTCATCTCTCTTATGACTGAATATGGATCTAATCCCCCGGCAACGTTTCCTCCTCTCTACTGAACTCTCAGTTTTGTATTAAAACgactctttaattcctggagactccaagacaggcctggagggttggcaaccctcgAGCTGAAACAGGCCAAGTGCCCAATGAACAAACGAAGCAGCTAGAATGGGAGAGATTTAGGCTGCAAAGGGGCCACCAGTTGGAAGCAGGGCCAGCGGGacaggagcaggagggggctgcaggaggcccaggagcagctgggggctgcaggagggcaggCTGCAGTCCGTCCCGGAGGCAGGGAGGTGCTCAGGGCTATTGAGGGAGGCCTGTGGTCCCTCCcggagaggagggagttgggagGCTGCCGGCCACTGGGGATGTGGCACAGACCAGGCAGAGGCTAGTGGACTCCGTAGGATGATTCATCCTGGGAAGACTTTGATACCCCCCAGAAAGGGAAACACGGTGACCTGGCCCAAGCGCACGACACGGAGAGGCGGCCCCCAGCGTGGCAGACAGCTAGAGGATGATGGGAGAGACACGGCCAGAGGAGGGCGCAATGCCTGGCCCAGCTAATCCCCAGGAGGAGACGCCACCAGTGGTGAACGGCCCCTGTCACAGGGACATCAAATTATCAAACCAAAAACCTCCCAAAATGTTTGCATTGTTAGTTTGTAATGATCCGTTAGGGATATAAAGCGCTTTCAGATTTAACCCTCTCCCCCAGTTATTGACCCTTGATCTAAAATCCCTCAGATTCAACTATTCTCTGTAAGGATCAAATATTGCTCTATAATCACTGCAAATGttggcaggtttcagagggggagctgggttagtctgtatcagcacaaacaacgaggagtcctgtggcaccttaaagaccaacaaatgtatttgggcagaagctttcgtgggctggaacccacttcatcagatgcatggagtgaaaatgacAGCAGGAAGGTGTAAATACACTAACACATCTTTTCACTAACAAAGTGGCTTGTAGCCCACTAAAGCTTAtccccaaatacatttgttggtCTCAAATGTTGACATCTCTCAAATTTTCAAACATTTCTTGAAAATCACTTCTGCTGCTACAAACAACCTCTGCGTTATGGCTGCAGGGTCGcgtgaccaagtcacctggtactggactctaTGATCATACTAGTATTTTTTCACTAACCGGGGATGGGAACACagtgggagacaaaggattcctgtccTATAGAAAAACTAGGCCCTGCTTTCTGGTTAACGAGCTCTGttctatgctgtgttcctgtcgactaataaacccttctgttttacaaCATTGGCTGAGTCACTGCTAACTGCGGAGTTGGGATGCAGGGTCCCTCCAGCTTCCCCGGGTGTCCGTTCAGGTGGACTTGCTGCAGGAAGTGCACAGTGAGAACAGGgagctgaatgctctgaggtcagacccaggaacgCCATAGCTGAGGAGGCGTCTTTGCCGGACAGCGTGCCCTGTGGGGAGTCACGctacccagagtcctggctggcttcATACAGAGCAGTTCCCAAGCATCGGGCCTGGGACTCCATGACAGCGtgtccagccctgatcccctggAAATGCACAGAACTACCAGCTGTGCTGTCCCACAGGGATGCTACGCAGCAACTGGAATGATTCCAGCTCAAGGCGCACACTTCAGTTCATAGCACAACATGGAGCTACAGCTGTAGTGAAAGCAAGACTATGGCCCTGTCTACACTCCAAAATTAAGCTGACCTAATTTATGTCAGTTTACAGCCACTGCAATAATTACATCCCTCATGCCTGGCTACACTCTGCTCCTGGTGTCAGCAGTGGGAGTCCCTGGATGGAGCTGGAGAGCACAGAGAGAGATTGGACATTTGTGGAGGGAATAACTCTTTGGGTGGTAGAGACATGGCTGGTACTTAAAGCCCCCAAGCCCCTTGTATCTTGAAGAACTGAGCTAAGAGCTGGAGTTGCATTGGGGAGGCAGAGCTCACCGGGGTGGCCAGTTGTCCAGCCCGGCACAAGCAGATTGTGACATTGATTCCTATGCTTTTCATAGTAATATTATGATATGATTGTGTCATAAtcataatgtattttatgcaagatggggtttgtgaagtatcattggaaaggtattgatttgctgaataggattatcattcatgtatcatttttgtatctaaagttaggaatattgactttACATCTCTACTAGAAAAGTATTTGCACCAAGGGAAAGCCCACCAGACAGAATGCAACCAGCTtgtgaaaaatgcaaaaaaaaccctaaacagcTTGTGAATTTCCTTGCTTAACTACTCTGTCcccaggcaaagaaaaaaaacttcagctgctctcagctaaaataaaattaaaaaaaagtgtccctTAAAAGAAACTCCCTGATTTTCAGGCCGAACCCTTTTGCCTGCTTGTTCCTCCTCGGGCACAgaggcggctctacctttttggccgccccaagcagtcatgcgcgggaggcgccccggagccgcgggagcagcggacctcccgcgggcatgactgcagagggaccactggtcccgcgtggctcggctggacctcccgcggctgcggacggttcgcgggtccggcggctccgcttgagctgcctcagtcatgcctgcgggaggtccagccgagccgcgggacgagcgccccctccgcagtcatgcctgcggcgggtccagtcgtcccggggctccggtggacctcccgcaggcatgactgcggcaggtccgccggcccagcctgccgcccaccccggctgcaggggacgggccgctcctcggctcgcagcggcaggatgagctgggtccccagccttttgccgccccctagattttgccgccctaggcaccagcttgttttgctggtgcctagagccgcccctgctcaggcagcaaagaaaagaaaaaataactcCCTGGCTTTTAAGCAGCGAAAAggaaaaatgtgtctttttaaaatcctgaggtctgtagttcaaaatgatcccaccacACTGTCACCTTGTCAGGGTTCCCCCCTAACTCTGAACTCTGTGGTAAAATGTTGGGACCAGCATGAAAGACCCCTTAAACTTATAtcctaccagcttaggttaaaactttccCAGGGCACAAATTCCTTTAGTTGACCTTGGacagtatcgctgccaccaccaagtgattaacacaaaaattcagggaagggtcacttggaatccctattccCCCCTAAAgtatccccccaagccccatcACCCCTTTCCTGAGGAGGCTTGAGACTAACATACCAACGAATTGGccagcaatgtgagcacagaccagacactttgtcttcaggacactacaatcaatcagattcttaaaagaaaaacttatttataaagaaaaaaagtgaaagaatcacacctgcaaaatcaggatggaaagtaaCTTTTACAGGATAATAAAAAGCttttaaacacagaggattcccctctggctcagcttcacagttacaaaaacaggaattaaaactacctctgtagcataggaaaattcacaagccaaaacaaaagataacctaatgcatttccttgccctacttacaatttctgtggatttagatggattattccaagtatattttcaggagatgttttaCCATCCCGAAAGGGAACAACCcacacaacaacaaacaaacaaatcctcccccccccagatttgaaagtatcttctttcctcattggtccttctggtcaggtgccaactaggttatttgaactacttaaccccttacaggtaaggcaGTTGTTACCCTTCCCTCTATATTTATGACACAGGCAAATATACATCCTTTGTCTGGCAGAAACTTGTCTGCCAACCCTGCCTTTATTCAGACTTCAAAACAAGTTTTCCATATCTACATGTGAGTGTGACCCCAAACGGCGTGACAAGGCCTATGTTACACACGCATATTCATGCTCAGGGTGCTCTCGACTTGCATTTGATATATTACAAGGTGCTGACACAGGGCACTGAACCCTCTGTCCGCTGGCACTGATGGGCCTGGGGGTCACacagtcattggaggtttttcagaGCAGATTCTACCCAATGTCCTTCTTAGAATCTGTGGGTGGGTGGCTCCCCTGGTCTAGGGTGGTTTGTGGCCGAAGTGTCTCGGCCACTCTGCAGCCCCATCACCTTATTTGTCACCCCAGACTTAGCAGTGCGCTGTTCGGATCAGGGGAGCTTCATCGGATTGCTCCTCAGTGCCGTCCCCCTGCTCCCTTTGGCTGGCGCTGGCCTCAGCCCTCTGCTTATCCTTCCAGGTGACATTCCCACCAACTCCCTGTCCCACGCCCCCGCCCACACACATCCCAGCCACGGCGCCCACCCCGGCTCCAATGGCTGCTGCCTCAGCCATACcgagcgcagcagcagcagcgacccCAACACCGGCTGCTCCCCCCACCGGTGCCAGGACCAGCGCCCCCGTGCCAATGCCTGCTGCAATGACAAATTTCTTGAAGCGCTTCCTGTAGGTCTCCAGGAAGGTCTCGGCCTCCTGCTTCAGCTCCGCCTCCAGCTCCGTCAGCTGGGCCTCTTTCTCTGGCGCCGGCTCCCGCATGTCTGTCCGGCACCGCCTCAGCAACTGCCCGCGCCGCTCCGCGAACTGCTCCGCCATTTTGCTCGGCCGCACCTTCAGGCAGTAAAACATGTTCCGGGATTTGCTGTCCTGCAGCCACCAGGAGAAGAGACGGCCGAGAGTGAGGCTCATGTCACACCAGGAAACACGCAGACCCACTCACTAACTGAGCTCAGACACCCCcgcaactgagatcagggctggctcccatCGTGCCGGGCACGGCACAGATCGCCTGACTGAAATCAAGCGCCTGCCATGTGCAGTGCTGCATAGCCCTCCCTGCCTGATATTGGGGGCCCCGTTCTGCTGGTGCTGGGCAGAACCCCCAACTCATGTGCCGCTGTCTCCCATCTCTGCAGCCACCCTGGGAGCTGGAGATATGAACTCCCATCTCCTGTCCCAAATCCCAGAGCCTGTGGAACCGGCTTGGATGGTTGCCTCGAGTTCCCCTGCCCAGGGGCACAGACCCGTCCCCCCACACTCACCTCATCGTTCAGAAATGCAGCGTGGTCATGGCGGGCGCTGCCCAGGACTCTCTGGTTGTGGAAGGTGATGGCCATCTGCACGGGGAGGACAAGGCCGGGGTGAGCTGCAGTTCATGGACCCCTGTCTCCACCCAGCTTCCACTGCAGCAGCCTCAGGCAACAAAGCGACACTGCTAGAGGGCGTGGCAGCTGTTTGAGGCTATGGTACCCCCGGTTTGCGGTCTGACCCACACAGCAGCCCAGCCTTGgctccattccctgccccagttcGGCCTGAGGCTGGCTCCCGAGAGTGCGTCAGTGACGCCGGCTCTCACGGGTCTGGGGGTATTTGGGGGCTTTTCTCGATTCCCCAGGCAGCAGGTGGTTTGGGTGTGAATCTCCACTctccttttggggtgggggaggggtattgTTCGGGCTGGGTTAAATCTTGTTGTGGAGGAGCAATGACTCTGGAAGAGTCTCTGCAGTGCAGCTATTCTGGAGTGGCTATTGCTAGGCCGGTCTATTCTCACAGAGGGTGGGCAGGGGGGTTATGGCTGGAGCAGACAGTGCTGTGATGTGGTTATGCCCCACTCCCCAGAGGGGCCAGCAGACAGAGCCTCTGAACCCaccttctcctgcccccttcccctgctgctgcaggtgcctcccatgatgcaccatgaccATGAGACACGCACCAAGAGAGGAGAtgttggtgcatcatgggaaatgtggTTCAgatgcctgattctcctctgtacACCCAGCACTGAGTTTGGACTAAACCTCCCATGCTGTCCTGCTGCCAttggtgccaactctgtgggtgctttggggctggagcacatatgGAGAAAAATCAGCAGCCCCCTATcatctcccccatctcccccagtgCCTCAGCTGATCAGTGCCTCACCCTCCCTTCCAGGGCCTCCCAGCCACCACAATCAGCTaatttgtggcatgcaggaggtgctgggtggaAGGGGGAACGTGCGAGGGTGCAGTACacttgggggagggaagagctggggtgggggtgggagaagatggagtgggagcaggacctggggcagagctgggggtcgagTACCACCCCACTCATTGGAAAGCTGGTGCTGCTGCCTGAAGCCATGAGGCACCGCCTCCCATCAGCAAGAGAGGATACCATGATGCAtgatgggagatgtagtttggtTGCCCCAACCTCCCATTCTCCTCTGAAGGCTGGGCTCCTGGGAGCTGCAGTTGAAGCAGGAAGCCCAACTGCGATGGGGTGTACTAGGCCCAGAAGCCCCCTGCCGGACTTGTTGCAGGAAGGGAGCagtggagaggtcctccaagcaggcttgagtggctgcaggggaagtggCCAATCAATGAGGTTGCAGGGAGCGGCCAATCGGGGCCCAGGAGATCCCTataaaaaggagctgcagagccagagacagACAATTCCTCGCAGGAGCCAGTGGAGTGCAGGTGGGAGCTCCTGTCTGGGCAAAGGGAACTGCACCATAATGGAGAGCTCAGTGCTAGGAGGGACCAGGGGAGCGAGGAAGAGCTCCTGGCTAGCTGCTGAGCTTGAACTTAGAAATGTCCTGAGCTAAGGGTAGGGTGTCGGTGAAGGCTGGGACCTTGGGAGGTGCTCCAGGGAACAAAAGACAGTTTTGCTAAAGGGATACTGTGGTGTACGGTTGCTACTGTtatggtccctgggctgggacctggagtagtgggtgggcccggATCCCCCCGATAAGCCACTGGGGACGTGACCTACACTTGGACAATGATTAAACCCCCGGAAGGGGATCTGAACTGTTAAGAGGcctggctggagagctggggtcagAACAGACCCAGAGCGGGGGAAACAATcgcctccagggaggaagccctggggtgTGGCCAGATCCTAGGGCCGGGAGTGGTTCAAGAAGCTCAGACACACCCGATCAGAGGGGGGGGCtcgtgagaggtgggtgccacaCTGTTACACCaacccatagaggagaatggggaggaCTGATGGGTTGCCCGAGATACATCCCCATGACGCAGGAGCGGAGTCTCTCCTCTTGGGGAGGCCTGCTACTGCATGCTgcctgcagtgcatcatgggatgtGTAGTTCAACCAGGTGCCCAATCCGTGGAGAAGAATGGGGAACACGAGGCAcaagaactacaactcccaggacCTGCCCCAATGACCTTTCCACACAGAAATATTCTGAGATTTTCCTGGAAACTCCCAAGTTTTCTGCAGGAAAAACATCCCCATTTTGGGCCAGCTCTAACAAGCTCCTCTCATTTAAATGCCAACGGGCATCTCTTGGGGGAAAAACAGGATTTGGTGCTATGGGTTTCATGGACAGGAGATGGGTCCATAGACGGGGCGAAGCCTCCAGCATCATCCACCCTCCAGGCTAATCAAAATCTTCTACCCCGAACGTGAGATTTCACTTGGACCCTTTCCCCATCACCTCCAGCAGCATGGACCCAGTTCCCAACATTGCCCCAGCCCTGGTATggacgggggaggggagacacCCCACGATCAGGTCCGAGACAGAGACGGTACCTGACAGGGGGAGGAGAACCCAGAGCGATGTTTCTTCATCACATCAGATAAATTCTGCAAAGGAACCAAAAGAAACCATCACGTCACAGACTCACAGGGCTTAGAAAGGCTGTGAACATGGGTTTTCTCAGCtgtgagatgcagccacctctggggagggccAGCTGTGGAAAGGTCACACAGCGACGCTTATGGGTATTGGGATTATCACTGACTGCAAAGGGAGAGcatccccttcctgctccctccagcacagcTGGACGGTCCCCACCTTTATCTTGGCAGCCAGCTGTGTCCCGGTGAGCAGCTCCCCATGCCGGTCCGTCCGGACGTGTCGACCGGCAGAGCTCACCAAGGTGGTGACATAGTCCCTCAGGCTCTCCTGGAAATCCTTATCCATGTCTGTGAAGGGGAGAGAGATGGACAATAGTGGGGGAAACTGGGGACCATCTGATCCCTCTTCTCTCTACCTTCCATGTGCAGGCATGTGCTGTGACCCAGTCGCGTTGCTCTGCAcatggcagggggctcagagccgcTGTTCCGGGTCGGTTACCTCTCAGGGTTCCCTTGCTCCCAATCATGATCCGCTTGCCAGGGAAGGGCATCAGGTAACAGCGGCTGCTGATTCTCTTCAGCGTTTCCAAGGCCTTGGGGTGTTTGCAGGGGGACG
This window harbors:
- the LOC120395099 gene encoding RING finger protein 112-like, whose protein sequence is MIPDTRVKSLVQKFRNMPQSGRETERHGPGAPPEMGCPVQLVRLDDKGDLTLDEEALSRCLEQGGVGDAPVCLVSIIGEQRLGKSFLLNYLLRRLRSLDARDGSWMGREDEPLEGFKWRADEQQVTKGVWAWSQPFWVPAKGGKVAVLLVDTEGSMDLERNKETSVKLSAMSMLLSSYQILNIGRQVKDPDLEYLEMFVQVAEVVGKKYRLEPIQHLDLLVRDWSSSLVLGAQGGEQYLRDVRQRLAVTSPCKHPKALETLKRISSRCYLMPFPGKRIMIGSKGTLRDMDKDFQESLRDYVTTLVSSAGRHVRTDRHGELLTGTQLAAKIKNLSDVMKKHRSGFSSPCQMAITFHNQRVLGSARHDHAAFLNDEDSKSRNMFYCLKVRPSKMAEQFAERRGQLLRRCRTDMREPAPEKEAQLTELEAELKQEAETFLETYRKRFKKFVIAAGIGTGALVLAPVGGAAGVGVAAAAALGMAEAAAIGAGVGAVAGMCVGGGVGQGVGGNVTWKDKQRAEASASQREQGDGTEEQSDEAPLIRTAHC